The DNA region AGCTTGTGAAGGCACCGAATGCCAGGATGAATAgcctgtattttatcctaagggTGTTGGGACCATAGCCATGGCTGTGGCTAGTGTTTCTTGAATATTGAACGGGACTGTGCACTTGTTTCCCAAGGATTTCCATCCTCAGAATTTGGGGCAATACCCATCCCCCaaactccttcctttcctccctgaaATACCCTACCTGAAAGCCACTGGCAGGTGGAACAGGTGGGGATGCAGGGACCATTAGAACAGCAGTAAAGGTGAGCTTATCACACACTTAGAGCTGAAGAGGACCTTAGAGAACCCCTTAAAATGAggggccaaccccttcattttaacgAGAGGAAATCTgagacacagaaaagttaagtgacctaccctaAGATTGTTGTAGTTCAATCACAGACCTTAGTCTgtgggtttttcttgacaaagataatggggtggctcaccatttcctttaaataacttgtccaactgtatcccaaagagatcacacaagtgagaaatggatcagtatgtacaaaaatatttacagcagctctttttgtggtggcaaagaattggaaatcaaggggatgcccatcaactggggattggctgaacaaactgtggtatatgatgtaatggaatacttttgtgctataaaaaatgaggagcagacagacttcattacaacctggaaagacttatatgaattgatgctgagtgaggggagcagaaccaggagatcactatacacgattatagacacagtatctgtaaggactagcttcgatagacttggctcctctcatcaatgcaaggttctaagacagctccaaaagactcatgatagaaaaagctatgcacatccagagaaagaattatgaagtctgaatgcagatggaggcaaactatttgctcttttttcccttcttttttggtttcatttcttctttctcatgacttattccattggttataatccttctttacaatAGGAGTATTATGTAGACAAGTTCAATATGAAgatgtatgtagaacctatattggattacatgccatcttggtggggagaggggaggagagggagggagagaaaatttggaactcaaaaactcgaggaactgagtgttgtaaactaaaaataaaaaagaaattaaaataaataacttgcccaagatgacacaactagaaagtttctgaggctagatatgaactcaggtcttcctgactccaggcccagcaccgtatctactgagccacctagctgcctcaattcaAACCTACCTTAGGCTACACAGATATTAGGTGGCAGgaatgggattcaaacccaggtcttacgACAGAGTTcgacaagattttgagttaaaatgtcattttccatCTTGGAATACATCTTAGAGTCCCTGGTCACGGATCCAGATTCAAGGGTGCTTAGTCTGTTGAATTAAGTCTCAGCATAGAATCTGGAGCTCAGTCAATGAAGAGCACTATTTTGTTGTGTTAGCTTctctcagatttggaaggcattttacagaggaggatactggtggccagagaggggaagggacttgcttaaggtaaCACAGCAATTTAGGGTCAGACCCAGGCCTGGAACTCGTCTCCTTATTCCCAGGCCCATGTGAATCCTCTATGTCAGAAACTCCCATGGGAGATTCTGGGCAATGACTGGGCACTGAATCAGATCCTACTGGGCTCTAGGCTCTGTAGAGAGACCCGGGGAACTCTAGTTTCTGATGTGGGGCCTGGAGGGATTTTGAGAACTGGAATCTCTTCTGGGAGACCCAGGGTACAGAGGCAGGTACCAGTCAGTTCTGGACACTGAAGTCGGGGTTGGGGGGGCATCCTTTAGAGCTTCAGACACTGCAGTGGGTTCTAGGATATTAAGGAAACAGAAGTGGggattttccccattttccatttgggaaaactgaggtccagaactGGTAAGGTATTTGTTCAGTGAGGTAAGCCCTAGGGGGCTTCTGGCACTAGGTTAAGGTCCTAAGGTTTCATCtagcacccctccccccatatctGGGGGCTGTGTCCTCCTAGGAGAGGGGTGAGGTGTACTTTGGGGCAGGAGAAGTCCATTACCTGAGGAGGTCCTGGTACTAAAGTAGGTCTTTTGGGCTCTGGGTCATTTTCTAGAGTTCTAGATCTCAAGTATTAAGGGATGTTCCGAGGAGTTTCAGGTACTGGGTCCAATCGAGGAGTACTCTGGGAACTCTGGTGCATAGGTTCCTGAGGCCGAGTTGGATTATGAGCATTAGGGAGGGTCCTGGGGTACTCTGGGCATTGAAGCCGGGGGTGGGGTGCCTTTGGGCTTTGACATAGGTGGGTCCCAGGGGGGGTTGAGATAGATTCTGAAGGGAGAACAGCAATATTGAAGTTAACCCCAAGGGACTCTAGGGACTGGCATAGATTATGGGATGTTCCCAGGACTGAGGTGGACACTAGGGAGTTCTGGGCACTGGGGAGGATCCTTGGGGATTCTGGGAACTGGGGCAGAGTCCAGAGTCTAGGGTAGTTCTGGGATGTTCCTAGAATTGGGGTATACTAAGGGACTCTGAGCAACTTCCAGGTGGATCCTTGGAAGTGCTCTGGGTACTAGGAAGGACCCCAGGGGACAGGGGATACTTTAGTGGGTCCCATAGAATTCTGAGACCTGAGATGGGTCCTTGGGAGTCCCAAGCAAGTTCTGAGGGGCTCTGGGTGCTGAGTCTGGTtccagacccctttggcagctcCTGGGGGGCCGTTGAGAGGTGATGACATAACCCCCATTTCACAAGCCAAaccagagaaagggaagaagtggagaagggggatcaggaaagatacGTTCCCCCCCCCATAACTGTCCCCCCAACCCCTGCTTCCTGCCCCTACACACACTACTTAACTGGAGCCATCCCAGACTCAGTCCTGGACCAAGACATCAACAAGGACCCAGAGAAGCAGCATGAGGGCCCCTGGGATCTCCATGCTCctgtcctgggtggcagtcctgggccAGCTGGCCTCCTCAGGTAATagactccccctgccccaaaatACACCTCAGCCCCTTTCCTAGGGAGAGACAGTCCCCACATATGAGGGGTAGTGCTAGAGGAGAAGCTAAGAGATGGAGATACTGGCCTCAACTCTGTGCTTGAATCGTGTTGTGACCCTGACCAACTCccttctctttgggcctcagtttctccatctggagagggaaagaggctCAAAAATGAGGAGTATCAGATATagggaaaaagggggaaagaagagttCCTATTGACTAATCACAATTCCATGGGCAACATCCGCCTTTCTACTGGCTTTCACACAGCTTTTTActggctctccctccctcccctacaaATTACCTCCAATATATATCCTCCCCTACCCTCCCTAAATAGCCAAAGGCTGTTTCCACCTAGAtctctccccagcacttagcaccacgCTTTGCATATCACGGAAGGAATGGATGCTTTTAGGATTGAATTGAGGAAGTTTTTGAGGAAGgactctcttctttccccaggGCTTAAGCCCTTTAGAGCTCAGGGATTGGAATGTTTGATGCTTGTGGGGACCAGCCGCCCCTCAGGCTCTTAGAAACGACTCCTCCcttcaaaccaccaccaccaaccaccACCCCAGGCCAAGCTTCTTCTTCCCAGGGAtctatctcctttctctcctagcctcctttttttttttcctccctggggTGAGGTATCTGATCCCAGCCTCAGTTCCAGTCCAGActttttcactggctctccctcATGCTAGGactactctctctcctcatctctgccttctggcatccttggcttccttctacCCTAAGCCTTCGCAAGTGCCCCTTAATACTGCGGCCCTCTCCCTGtcgattatctccaatttatcctgtatagagcttgtttgtacatcatttttgctgagttgtttcagtcctgtcccactctttgtgaccccatttgggcatttcttggcagagatactggagtggtttgccatttctttctccagcttattttacaggtgaagaaactgaggcaaccagggttaagtgacttgtccagggttggatttgaactcagcacttcCTAACTCTATCGctctatcactgtgccacctcactgccgtTTTTGTTTGTAGACAGCTGTttgcctccctcattagactgtgagcttctcgagggcagggattatcttttgcctttctctatctccctactgcttagcccagtgcctggcacatagtaggtgcttgataaatagcttgttgactgacagtcCTAGTCTCAAGCTTTCTTTGCCTATGCATCTATTTCAGTCCCTGTCTCTGGTATAATtgattcatcttttttatttttgttcactcCGATTTGTTAATGTCCTCTCCCTAAAATGTGTCATCCATCCATGGCGACCACATCAatgcatggtgtgtgtgtgtgtgtgtgtgtgtgtgtgtgtgtgtgtgtgtgttttgcaagGGGGATAAGGGGAGATGGGTAGTTGTGAcaccaaataaaattaatttggattcaacaaacatttatggagtgcctactatgtgccaggcactatgctgaatgCTAGAGATACCTAGACAAAGCtcaaaccatccctgccctcaaggagcccactactgggagggagggaagccaaCATGTACACGGATCAGTATCTATAGAGTGACTACAAAGTACTTTTGGGGGTCAAGGGGAGCATTAACAAcaaggaaaatcaggaaaaacttcctgtagaTGTCACATAAACTCCCAACAaagggaggtgaagagggagactCTTTCAGGTGCAGTGTCCAGGGAGTCCCCTGCCAGGCAAGAGGGGACAGTGCCCCTGTGTGAAGCACAGGTAAATACTGAGACCACTGGAGCAGAGACACAACGTGCAGTGTAGGCATGGGAAATGACATGAGATCAGTCTAGAAAGACAGTTGAAGTCAGATTGTCAACCCCAGAGATGAGTTTATCTATCTTAGAGGCAATCGGGAACCATTAACATTTCTTGAGCAGTACAGTatcttcctgtctctgtcactgtctcaaTCCCTGCCCCTGTGTCTGAGAAGACAGAGGAGGCTGATTTGAGGACTTTTCTTGAGATGTTGAAGGCTAGATTACTTTGGAAGGCCAACCAGTCTTGACAATTTGagcctttcttcttcttcaccaCTGGGGATCTATCTACCCAGAATCCCTTGACAGGACCCTGTGATAATACTGACCCCACTCAGGAGTGCCATAGAAATGAAACCACCTTCTAGAGACAGTATATCCCCCAGATCTGGGATGTAGAACTCCATGAAGAAGGCTCAGACATTTGTCTCTGTCCCCAGGGGCTCACCAAAGCCGAATTGTGGGGGGTTGAGAAGCAACACCCCACTCTTACCCATTTGCAGTCTCCATCCAGTACCAGGGTGAGCACATCTGCGGGGGGTCCCTCATCCAGCCCCAGTGGGTGCTCACAGCTGCCCACTGTGAGGTTTCCAAGTGAGTCCATCCCTGAGAACTACCTCTTCCCTGACCTCTGTACCCTGTCCAAAGTCCCAACTTTGAGGGCTCCCCCAGCCACAATCAGCTCTCCCAGGGCACCCACCAAAATCATATGACAGTATACCCTAGTTTGGGACTGAATTCCAGTCctataaccttgagcaaatccctgggcctcagtttcccttcccatcaaatacaaaatggagaaggagaaagaaaatgcaggATGGAAAGAAGCCTTGGCTAGGATCTGGGAGATCAAGGTTCTCATCCTTCAGACtcactgtgtgaacttgggtagATGCCTtactttgggggggggtggattcAGTTTTCCCAGATGCTAATTGGCAGTCCTGTGGGAGTATGCAGCAGGAGAGGTCCCAAGGTGGGGGAAGAATACTGAGACCACTAGAGAAGGAATAGAGGAGGGATCCCCCAGCCCTTAGAAGCTaacatctctccttccctccctggggTTATAGCGATCTAgctgactttcaggtagtcctggGCGCCCACTCCCTGATTATTCCAGAGTCAACCCAGCAGGTATTTGGGATCCTTCGAGCTGTCCCTTATCCGCTCTATGATGCCCAGGCTGACACCAGCGACCTACAGCTGCTCAAGGTGAGCCCTGGAAACCCAGAGCTCCCCCGCTCTCTGAAGCCAGTGAGGCCAAATGAGGCTTGGggtgcaggagagagagagaaagagcttggcctttggggaaagggagaggttaCTTTAGTGGGTCCCGGAGACAAAGTCTCTGAATCTTTCCCTGCTTCCCCcatctttgtttttgtgtcttATTGCCCCTCTTTTTCTGTCACTGTCCGTAATCCTATCTCTGTCCTTCTTCCCATGTCTGTCTTCATCTCTGTCCttactatttctttctccctctaatGTTATCAGTGTCTCAAACCCTGTCTATCTCTGTCCTTCCCCCCATGTCTGTCCTCATCTCTATCCCTGCCTCTTGCCCCCTTGAACAACTCATATGTCTTTCTCTCTGCCCCCATCTTTAACTCTGTCCCTGCCCCTCCTGTCCCCTGAAGCTCAATGGCAGTGCATCGATGACGCGCTCAGTGAGACCAATCAGCCTTCCCCGATGGAATACAGCAGTTCGCCCAGGGACTCGGTGCTTGGTATGCGGCTGGGGGGATGTTCCGGGCCGGGATGATCCCACCACTGTACTCATGGAGATGTCTGTAGTGGTGATGGCCCGGCAGGCCTGCAACAGCTCCTGGAGGGGGAACATCAACCAGGACATGGTCTGCGCCTCTGGCTCTAGGAAGAGCCAGTTCCAGGGTGTCTGTGGGGTGAGGCTTGTGAGGAATGGAAACATGGGAGGCAGGAGGATGGCATTGTAGCCCCCCTATTCATTGCAGAGTAACCTTGGGAGAGTTCCTGCCTTAGTCTGGGGCCCAGTTTCTCTGTCTTTTAAAAGCTCATCttcctctgtgtctgtctctctgtctctgtctctctcttgctctctctctctttctctcttctccttcccctctctctctcttctctgtctctctctcttccttcctctctctctctctctttctctcttctccttcctctctctctctctctctgtctcttactctcttctccttccttccttccttccttcctctctctctctctctctctctctctctctctgtccttgtctctctgcttctccaaAGCTAGCTGTTAGTATTCTCTCAGTACTAATCTGTTAGACTGGAAGATCTTTGGGAGACTCCCTAGTAGGCCTAGGGAATGGGCAGACCCAGTAGACTTGAAGGATGAGTTGACTTGGCCACACTATATCTAACTCCATCTCTATcctcatttctctctgtctctgtctctgtctctctctccaaacCATTGACTCAATATTTACTTAACCTTCTTCTGCCCTCATATTGTCCCCTTTTGCTTGACAGGGAGACTCCGGGGGACCACTCATCTGCCGAGGGAGGCTTCAAGGTGTGGTGTCCTTCTCCTCCAAAATCTGTGGGGATCCACGCTATCCTGATGTCTATGCTCGCGTCTCCACCTTTGTGGCCTGGATCTATGATGTGCTACAGCATTATTGATCTCACTGGCAGTGTCCAGCACGAACAAACTCAGGACTTTGGGGCCCTGAGGGTCCACCTGATCTAGCCTCCTCCCCCTGCAATCTCACAGGGGGAAACCTAGtccaaaagagaggaagggaccttcctctgattggtccaCTGAGCTGGACCAATAGTGGGGACTCAACTGGGCTTTCCtggtttatttttttggggggaggagggaaggcaaggcaattgggattaggtgacttgcccaaggtcacacagctagtaagtatcatgtgtctgaggccatatttgaactcaggtcctcctgactccagggccaatgctctattcactgtgtcacctagctgcctcactttCCTGGTTTATAAGAGGAATTTAATTTTGAATAAAGACTTTTTCCCAATCTCATGCTTCTTCCTCCAATCAGTATAGCTCAATATGGTGAGAAGATGCCCTACCCTTGAGGAGAGAGGCCAAGCAAGGGTTAcccttcccatttcacagattaaaaaaaacaaaacaaaacctaagaCTCAGAAGGAAAAGGACCAGATTAAGTGAGTCTGTGGCAAAGCTGGGCCTGAAAAGCAGATCTTCTGATGCACCATTCATGACCTCACATACCTAGTCCCAACCTTAGGGGGAAGGCCAGGCAAGGATTACcccacccatttcacagatgaagaaactgaggctcagagaggggaaaggacctGCCAAAGGTCACTTAGTGAGTCGGTGGTGAAGCTGGGCCTGGAAGACAGACCCTCTGATGCTCTGTTCGTGATGCTTTCTAACTCAGTCCTCATTTCTCTGGCAACTCAGGCTTCCCACCTATACTAGAtagtcttcctcctctccctgctGCCCAACTTTGGAACACTCTCAGGGAACATTCCTAGTGACCacttggagggaggggagaggcatcTACCACATATCTAATGTCTAAAAGGCGCTTTGAAATCATCAAAGGGTTGGAAGATTGTGATTATGATCCCTCGATGTGTCCAGATGGGCTCAGCCAGGCCCCTGGGCTCCGGCAGTCATTTGGAACCAAGGGTCCTCCACTGATACCAGAGTCTCTTATGGGCAGGCTCTCCTTCCCAAGGATTTGCCCCCCTCCCCTGACTAGAATTCTTAAATAGAAGGACCACTCACAATCCTGAGACTTACTACAGAATTCTGGAATGTTAGTATCTGAAGGCACCTTAGAGCTCAGCTGATCCACCgcactcccctcctctctttctagatggagaaaccaaggaacagagacaggaagaggctttcccctgggtcacacagacagttagGTTTCTTCAGAGGGCAGGAGACATTGGCTGGGGTGGGGCACCTTAACCACAGGGTTAggccctcctctccttcctgagCCCTGTTCCCTCGTCCCTTCCTTCACCAAACCAGCGGGAGGCCCAGGAGCTGAGGAGGGGAGATGGGTCCGGGCTGGAGCTCCAGACTTCTGGCACTGAGTCTACTGTTTCCCATAGACCCTCTAGGTGAGCAGGAGCTCCCAGAATTTGAGGAATCCTGGACAGGGGCACCCTTGGGTCCTCTACctcatctttctttcccttccatctATCCCTGTCTGGctcccttccctgtctccttCACCCTCTCCCTGGCTCCATGTCCTCCCGTATCTTTCTCTCATCCCTGAGCCAGTCCCTATTTCTGCCTCTTCCCCATCCTCACCCCTTTCCCCATAACCAtatctcatctctgtctctgaccTCATCTCTCCTTGTACCTAGCCCCATCATGCTCCCTGACCCCaatctccatccccctccccatccccatcctcatctctctctgtccctgtttcCCTCTCCACATCCTTCTCTGTCTCAGTCACCCACTGTCTGCTCCTAATTCTCTCTGCTGCCTTCtaccttcttgctgtttctcttccttcttcacctGGGACTGGGAAGCAAGAAACCTGGCTTCTctttccacctcttcctctgaCTTCCTTGGTCCTTTACAAAGAGTCCCAATTTCTCAACACTCTGTGTTCCCCTCTCCTGGTTCCTGATAGGTATCCTTACCTTCCTCCTTGGCTGGGGGCTCCCTGACTGTAAGGGCAGTCGCATTGTTGGGGGCCGGGAGGTGAAGCCACACTCCAGGCCCTATATGGCTTCCGTGCGCTTTATGGGTGAACACCACTGCGGAGGGGTGCTCTTCATGGCTCAGTGGGTGTTGACAGCGGCCCACTGCTTCTTCAACAGGTGAGAAGGACCTTCTTACTCTGGCTCCCAGGCCCCCCACTGGGAGGAACCCAGCTAATCTCCCCAAGGCTTTCACCCTTCACCCCTTTTTAACTGCTGAACTAAAAGCCCCCAGAACCACCTGATCTTGAACctgttctgctctctggggttcAGAGATTTCCTGCAACTATCTTTTAGACTCCTAAGACTGTCAAAGCTAAAAGAGATCTCCCAAACCATTGAGTtaaaacctcattttacagaaaaccatggcacagagagggggaggaatttGCCTAAATCTACCCGGTAAAAATAGTGGCAGCATCAGGACAAGGGTTCAGAATGTAAAACCCAGGAATAATGTACCAGGAGGAGGTTCCAGATTTCTTTTTGACCCCCTCACATAATAATAACTGGTATTTGTATAGCCCTTCAAAGTATGAGAATCTCTTTACCTGTATTATCTCATCGGAGCCCATTGATGACGGTTCTTTGTCAGTTACTGCAGGTATaagcaccattttacagatgaggaaccgagctcagacttggccagggtctcaAAGGGAAAGAGAACACTTTCACGTAAAGAGAGCTTTTCCCTCATCCTGCCACTTACTGGTTTTAATGACCGTGTGACCCAAAGTGACCGCACTAAGTTTTTTTCTAAGTCAGCGTCTTTACCTGTGAAAGAGACGTCAGCTTTCTCACTCCCCACCTGAAAGAGGCAGGAGTGACAAATTTCACAGGTCATGTTTAGAACTTATGGAGACTGTGGAGTTTCACTGAGCCCGGTTCTCCCAtttgacggatgaggaaactgaggtccagaaaaccCAGGGTTACCCCCTGCACCCACCCTCCTCAAATTCCTTGACCTCTCCCCAGAACACCATCAGCCCAGGACTTAGCAACCTTTGGAAAGTTAAGAGGCAAGGATTAGCCCCATTCTTAGggttacagaatcatagacttagaagccatctagcccaaaTCACCtcttttacagacgaggaaactgaagtccagtgagatttgcccaaagtcacatgaaaTTGGAACCCGTGTTTTCTTGGGTTTCAAATCCAACACCCCTTCCATTTTGTCACACTTGGATTGTGACACTGGGGGTTGGCTGGAGGGAAAGAGATTGGAATTCAACCAtgtctgagatcctttccagctctggagtCTCTGATCCTCCCATAGCAGGCTTTCAAAATGTggaacagtgggtagagtgtcagacttggggtcagaaaggcCTGCACTTAAATCCCAGCTGTGGGACCTCCGGGAAATCATTTCACTTCCACGAGACTCGGTTTCATCATCTGGCCAATAATAGGCAGCTCGTAGATCTCCTTGTgagcagggactgggtttttatttttatttatttatttttgcttctctttatattcccagagcttagggaggtgactggcacatagtaggtgcttaataaatgcttgtcaaccaACAGACTAATAACTATAGAACTTACCTCCCACTTTTGCTGTGAaactcaagtgagataatgccTATAAAGTATTTTGCCAACCTGACAAATATCAGTTATTTTTGGCAGGCGTACCAACAATGCATACCCTTGTCTTTTATTCTTAGATAGTCTTACATCCGTCTAGATCAGGAATTTTTAACCACTTTGTGACCTAGTTCCCTTTCcacagtgaagcctatggatggtccctttttcagaaaaatgtttttaaatgcgtgAAGTTAAATGCAGAGGATTGtgttgcttagttgtttttcagaccccttttggggttttcttggcagacataatggcgcggtttgccatttccttctccatctcattttgcaattgaggaaactgagacaaacaggatcacacagctaggatttgaactcaggaagctgagtcttcctgactccaggcctagcactctatgcactatggcaccacctagtgccTACAgagaggattataaaggaaaccaattttattgaaatagttatcatatcttttacttctttattctttttgaggggggaaggcagggcaattggggttaagtgtctagatttgaactcaggtcctcccgactccagggccagtgcccttaTATCTTTTGAAAACAAGTTCATGGCCCGTAAGTTAAGAATTCCACACTCCAGATCCCCTGTAAGACTCCTGTCCTTACCATCTGAATACCAGGAGAGAGTCTGGAACTTAGAGACACGAAGACCTGGGACTTGGAgacatgaagacctgagttcaaatcccaacctttactagctatgtcatcttgaacaagttatttcattctttgggcctcaactttctcatctagaaaatagaGATACTTCTATTggcactccctccctccctcccaagtgCTTCGtagacaagagaaaaaagaagtggaGTTCTGAGTTCTCCCCAGAGGGCCAGCTCCCCCAGTgacctcttccctttctcaacaCAGAGACAGTAGCCTTGGCCTGGTCGTGCTGGGTGCCCACT from Trichosurus vulpecula isolate mTriVul1 chromosome 1, mTriVul1.pri, whole genome shotgun sequence includes:
- the LOC118857844 gene encoding serine protease 57-like; the encoded protein is MRAPGISMLLSWVAVLGQLASSVSIQYQGEHICGGSLIQPQWVLTAAHCEVSNDLADFQVVLGAHSLIIPESTQQVFGILRAVPYPLYDAQADTSDLQLLKLNGSASMTRSVRPISLPRWNTAVRPGTRCLVCGWGDVPGRDDPTTVLMEMSVVVMARQACNSSWRGNINQDMVCASGSRKSQFQGVCGGDSGGPLICRGRLQGVVSFSSKICGDPRYPDVYARVSTFVAWIYDVLQHY